The Parus major isolate Abel chromosome 5, Parus_major1.1, whole genome shotgun sequence genome contains a region encoding:
- the ARHGAP5 gene encoding rho GTPase-activating protein 5 isoform X3 yields the protein MMAKNKEPRPPSYAVSVVGLSGTEKDKGNCGVGKSCLCNRFVRSKADEYYPEHTSVLSTIDFGGRVVNNDHFLYWGDVTQSGEDGIECRIHVIEQTEFIDDQTFLPHRSTNLQPYIKRAAASKLQSAEKLMYICTDQLGLEQDFEQKQMPEGKLNIDGFLLCIDVSQGCNRKFDDQLKFVNNLYIQLSKSKKPIIIAATKCDECVDHYLREVQAFASNKKNLVVVETSARFNVNVETCFTALVQMMDKTRGKPKIIPYLDAYKTQRQLVVTATDKFEKLVQTVRDYHATWKTVSNKLKNHPDYEEYINLEGTKKAKNTFSKHIEQLKQEHIRKRKEEYINALPRALNTLLSNLDEIELLSWSEALKVMEKRPDFQSYFVVLEKIPWDETDHIDKVNDRRIPFDLLSTLEAEKVYQNHVQHLISEKRRVEMKEKFKKTLEKIQFISPGQPWEEVICFVVEDEAFKYITDADSKEVYGRHQREIVEKAKEEFQEMLFEHSELFYDLDLNATPSTDKMSEIHAVLSEEPRYKALQKLAPDRESLLLKHIGFVYHPTKETCLSGQNCMDIKVEELLANSLLQLDHGRSNLYHDSANIDKINLFILGKDGLAQELANEIRTQSTDDEYALDGKIYELDLRPVDAKSPYLLTQLWTSAFKPHGCFCVFNSIESLTFIGECIAKIRAEASQIRRDKYMANLSFTLILANQRDSVSKNLPILRHQGQQLANKLQCPFVDVPAGTYPRKFNEAQIKQALRGVLEAVKHNFDVVSPVPTIKDLSEADLRIVMCAMCGDPFSVDLILSPFLDSHSCSAAQAGQNNSLMLDKIIGEKRRRIQITILSYHSSIGVRKDELVHGYILVYSAKRKASMGMLRAFLSEVQDTIPVQLVAVTDSQADFFENEAIKELMTEGEHIATEITAKFTALYSLSQYHRQTEVFTLFFSDVLEKKNMIESSYMSDSTRESTHTSEDVFPRSPRGGSLDYNYPDSEDDAEGPPPYSPIGDDVRLLPAPSDRSKYRLDLEGNEYPVHSTPINCHDHERNHKVPPPIKPKPLVPRTNVKKLDPNLLKTIEAGIGKNPRRQPSRVTAAPPEDTDPSDNYAEPIDTIYKHKGFADDIYAVPEDSQNRIIKVQNSIVINTQGEEENGFSDRVSKSHGERRPSKYKYKSKTLFSKAKSYYRRTHSDASDDEAFTTSKTKWKGRHRGSEEDPLLSPVETWKGGIDNPAITSDQELDDKKMKKKPHKVKEDKKPKKKTKTFNPPIRRNWESNYFGMPLQDLVTPEKPIPLFVEKCVQFIEDTENKNLKWLLSWYD from the exons ATGATGGCAAAAAACAAAGAGCCACGCCCCCCATCTTATGCTGTTAGTGTTGTTGGACTGTCTGGAACTGAAAAGGATAAAGGCAATTGTGGAGTTGGAAAGTCATGTTTGTGCAATAGATTCGTTCGTTCAAAAGCAGATGAATATTATCCTGAGCATACCTCTGTGCTTAGCACAATTGACTTTGGAGGAAGAGTTGTTAACAATGATCACTTTTTGTACTGGGGTGACGTAACACAAAGTGGTGAGGATGGAATTGAGTGCAGAATTCATGTAATTGAGCAGACTGAGTTCATTGATGATCAGACTTTCTTGCCTCATCGGAGTACAAATTTACAACCGTACATAAAACGTGCAGCTGCCTCCAAACTGCAGTCCGCAGAAAAACTAATGTACATTTGCACAGATCAGCTAGGCTTGGAGCAAGACTTTGAGCAAAAACAAATGCCTGAAGGGAAATTAAACATAGATGGATTTTTATTGTGCATTGATGTAAGCCAAGGATGCAATAGGAAGTTTGATGATCAACTTAAATTTGTGAATAATCTTTATATCCAGCTCTCAAAATCTAAAAAACCCATAATAATAGCAGCAACAAAATGTGATGAATGTGTGGATCATTATCTGCGAGAGGTTCAGGCCTTTGCTTCAAATAAGAAGAACCTTGTGGTCGTGGAAACATCGGCAAGATTCAATGTCAATGTTGAAACATGTTTTACTGCACTGGTACAAATGATGGATAAAACTCGTGGTAAACCTAAAATAATCCCCTATCTGGATGCCTATAAAACTCAAAGACAGTTAGTTGTTACGGCAACAGATAAGTTTGAAAAACTTGTCCAAACTGTGAGAGACTATCATGCAACTTGGAAAACTGTTAGTAACAAACTGAAAAACCACCCTGATTATGAGGAGTATATAAATTTGGAAGGAACAAAAAAGgccaaaaatacattttcaaaacacataGAGCAACTTAAACAGGAACAtattagaaagagaaaagaagaatacATTAATGCATTGCCAAGAGCTCTTAATACTCTTCTATCAAATCTTGATGAGATTGAACTTCTGAGCTGGTCAGAAGCCTTGAAGGTAATGGAGAAAAGGCCTGACTTCCAGTCCTATTTTGTAGTGCTTGAAAAAATACCCTGGGATGAAACTGACCACATAGATAAAGTGAATGACAGAAGGATTCCATTTGACCTTCTCAGTACCCTAGAGGCAGAAAAAGTTTATCAAAACCATGTGCAGCATCTTATATCTGAAAAAAGGAGGGttgaaatgaaagagaaattcaaaAAAACTCTTGAGAAAATCCAATTCATTTCACCCGGACAGCCGTGGGAAGAAGTTATATGTTTTGTGGTAGAGGATGAAGCATTCAAATACATCACTGATGCAGATAGTAAGGAAGTGTATGGTAGGCATCAGAGGGAGATTGTTGAAAAAGCCAAAGAGGAGtttcaggaaatgctttttgaaCATTCAGAGCTATTTTATGATCTGGATCTTAATGCAACACCAAGTACAGATAAAATGAGTGAAATTCATGCAGTTCTGAGTGAAGAACCTAGATACAAAGCTTTACAGAAACTTGCACCTGATAGAGAATCTCTTCTGCTCAAACACATAGGATTTGTTTATCACCCAACTAAAGAAACTTGTCTCAGTGGCCAAAATTGCATGGACATAAAAGTAGAAGAGTTGCTTGCCAACAGTCTTCTGCAACTAGACCATGGACGTTCAAATTTATACCACGATAGTGCCAACATTGATAAAATCAATCTTTTCATTTTGGGCAAAGATGGCCTTGCACAAGAATTGGCAAATGAGATTCGGACACAATCCACTGATGATGAATATGCATTAGATGGAAAAATATATGAACTAGATCTTAGGCCAGTTGATGCCAAATCCCCGTACTTGCTGACTCAGTTGTGGACCTCAGCCTTCAAACCACATGGTTGTTTCTGCGTGTTTAATTCTATTGAATCACTGACTTTTATTGGGGAGTGCATTGCTAAAATAAGGGCTGAAGCATCTCAGATAAGGAGAGACAAGTATATGGCTAATCTTTCATTTACATTAATATTGGCTAACCAGAGGGACAGTGTTAGCAAGAATCTACCTATTCTGAGGCATCAGGGACAGCAATTGGCTAACAAGTTACAGTGTCCTTTTGTAGATGTGCCTGCTGGCACATACCCACGCAAATTTAATGAGGCCCAAATAAAACAAGCTCTGAGGGGAGTACTGGAAGCAGTTAAACACAATTTTGATGTTGTAAGTCCAGTTCCCACCATTAAAGATCTGTCAGAAGCTGACTTAAGGATTGTCATGTGTGCTATGTGTGGCGATCCTTTCAGTGTGGATCTtattctttcccctttccttgaTTCTCACTCCTGTAGCGCTGCTCAGGCTGGCCAGAATAATTCTTTGATGCTAGATAAAATAATAGGTGAAAAGAGACGTCGAATACAGATAACTATATTATCATATCATTCTTCAATTGGTGTACGGAAAGATGAACTTGTTCATGGATATATACTGGTCTATTCTGCAAAGCGAAAGGCATCCATGGGAATGCTTCGCgcatttctttctgaagttcAGGATACGATTCCTGTCCAGTTGGTGGCTGTTACTGATAGCCAGGCAGACTTCTTCGAGAATGAAGCAATCAAGGAACTCATGACTGAAGGAGAGCACATAGCAACAGAAATTACTGCTAAGTTTACAGCTTTATATTCATTATCTCAATATCATCGTCAAACTGAGGTTTTCACATTGTTCTTCAGTGATGtattagagaagaaaaacatgattGAAAGTTCCTACATGTCAGACAGCACGAGGGAATCAACGCACACAAGTGAAGATGTTTTTCCAAGATCTCCGAGAGGAGGTTCCCTTGACTATAATTACCCAGATTCAGAGGATGATGCCGAAGGACCACCGCCTTACAGTCCAATTGGTGATGATGTAAGGTTACTTCCAGCACCTAGTGATCGCTCAAAGTACCGACTGGATTTGGAAGGAAATGAGTATCCTGTTCACAGTACACCGATCAATTGTCATGACCATGAACGCAACCATAAAGTGCCTCCTCCAATAAAACCGAAACCACTTGTTCCAAGAACAAATGTCAAAAAACTGGATCCTAACCTCCTGAAAACAATTGAGGCAGGTATTGGCAAAAACCCCAGGAGACAGCCTTCTCGAGTGACTGCGGCACCACCAGAAGATACAGACCCATCTGACAACTATGCTGAACCTATTGACACGATTTACAAGCATAAAGGCTTTGCAGATGATATCTATGCGGTTCCAGAGGATAGTCAGAATCGTATTATTAAAGTTCAGAACTCAATTGTTATAAATACCCAAggtgaggaagaaaatggattttctgatAGAGTTTCCAAAAGTCATGGGGAAAGAAGGCCTTCAAAATACAAGTACAAGTCTAAGACACTGTTCAGCAAAGCCAAGTCTTACTATAGGAGAACACATTCAGATGCGAGTGATGATGAGGCTTTTACCACCTCTAAAACTAAATGGAAAGGAAGACATCGTGGAAGTGAAGAAGACCCACTTCTTTCACCTGTTGAAACATGGAAGGGTGGCATAGATAATCCTGCTATTACATCGGATCAAGAATTagatgacaaaaaaatgaaaaagaaaccccacaaaGTAAAAGAAGATAAGAAG CCgaaaaagaaaactaagacATTCAATCCTCCAATCCGTAGAAACTGGGAAAGTAATTACTTTGGGATGCCCCTACAAGATTTGGTTACACCTGAGAAACCAATACCTCTGTTTGTTGAAAAATGTGTGCAATTCATTGAAGATACAG aaaacaaaaatttgaaaTGGCTTCTGTCTTGGTATGATTAG